The Amycolatopsis coloradensis sequence TGACCGGCCGAGTATCGAGTTCATGGAGAGGGTGCTCAGTGGGCTTCGGAGAATTTGACTCCGACGCGAATGCGCCGCAGGTGACCGGACCGACTTCGTCGGCCAAGATCGTGGTCGCTGGCGGATTCGGCTCGGGGAAGACCACGCTGGTCGGAGCGGTTTCGGAGATCGATCCGCTGACCACCGAGGCCATGATGACCGAGGCCAGTACCGGCGTCGACGACAATTCGGCCACCCCGAACAAGTCGACGACGACCGTGGCCATGGACTTCGGGCGGATTTCGCTGGACTCGGACCTGGTGCTGTACGTGTTCGGTACGCCGGGCCAGCACCGGTTCTGGTTCATGTGGGACGACCTCGCGGTCGGTGCCATCGGGGCCGTCGTGCTGGTCGACACGCGGCGGCTCGCCGACGCGTTCCCGTCGATCGACTTCTTCGAGAACCGGAAGCTGCCGTACGTCGTGGCGATCAACTGCTTCGACCGGCTGCTGCACCACCAGATCGAGGACGTCCGGCACGCGCTGACGATCTCCCCGTCCGTGCCGATCATGGCCTGTGACGCCCGGGAACGTGAGTCCGCCAAGCAGGTGTTGATCTCGGTCGTGCAGCACGCCATCGCACACGATTCGGCGTTGCGCGCGGGGTAAAAGGGA is a genomic window containing:
- a CDS encoding GTP-binding protein, whose translation is MGFGEFDSDANAPQVTGPTSSAKIVVAGGFGSGKTTLVGAVSEIDPLTTEAMMTEASTGVDDNSATPNKSTTTVAMDFGRISLDSDLVLYVFGTPGQHRFWFMWDDLAVGAIGAVVLVDTRRLADAFPSIDFFENRKLPYVVAINCFDRLLHHQIEDVRHALTISPSVPIMACDARERESAKQVLISVVQHAIAHDSALRAG